In the genome of Planctomycetia bacterium, one region contains:
- a CDS encoding DUF1559 domain-containing protein, which yields MVRPKRGFTLVELLVVIAIIGILIALLLPALQVAREAARRISCTNNLKQMGLAAHTYHATYNCFPASGTVTTGGAGNGVDGLSIQSRLLPFMEQDAIHKLVNYSVNYNDPLNDRARLTTVSSYICPSDLDRLPQELGGRTNYYSNHGTGIIWGLPSKTSGSTNYGMPTPNGVFFRNSFMKIARIRDGASNTAAFSERILGDGSNAIISPESDTFKPGTYPATADEALEQCLAIDTTNVAMQGYSNVGAPWLQPYHSTTAYFHVAPPNSRSCMYPPGRIMTTAGSRHPAMVNLVLCDGSVRTVNDTVNLLVWRGLGTRDGKEVVGEF from the coding sequence ATGGTCAGGCCAAAACGCGGTTTTACGCTCGTAGAGTTGTTGGTGGTCATCGCCATTATTGGCATCCTGATCGCCTTGCTGTTGCCCGCCTTGCAGGTGGCCCGCGAGGCCGCCCGCAGAATCAGTTGCACCAACAACCTGAAGCAGATGGGGCTGGCGGCGCACACGTATCACGCCACCTACAACTGTTTTCCGGCATCGGGGACAGTGACGACGGGGGGCGCCGGCAACGGCGTCGACGGATTGTCGATCCAATCCCGATTGCTGCCTTTCATGGAACAGGACGCGATCCACAAGTTGGTCAACTACAGCGTCAACTACAACGATCCCCTCAACGACCGGGCGCGGTTGACGACCGTGAGCTCCTACATCTGCCCCTCGGACCTCGATCGCTTGCCGCAGGAATTGGGCGGGCGAACCAACTACTACAGCAACCACGGCACGGGCATTATTTGGGGGCTGCCTTCCAAGACCTCCGGCTCCACCAACTACGGCATGCCGACGCCCAACGGCGTCTTCTTTCGTAATAGCTTTATGAAGATTGCCCGAATTCGGGATGGCGCCTCGAACACGGCGGCCTTCTCGGAGCGAATCCTGGGGGACGGCAGCAACGCCATCATTTCGCCGGAGTCCGACACGTTCAAACCCGGGACGTACCCCGCCACGGCCGATGAAGCCTTGGAACAATGCCTGGCGATCGACACCACCAACGTGGCAATGCAGGGTTACTCCAATGTAGGCGCTCCTTGGCTGCAACCTTATCATTCGACGACGGCTTACTTTCATGTCGCGCCGCCCAACAGCCGTTCCTGCATGTATCCTCCCGGACGCATCATGACAACGGCTGGCAGCCGCCATCCCGCGATGGTGAATCTCGTGCTGTGCGACGGCTCAGTGCGTACCGTGAACGATACGGTCAATCTGCTGGTTTGGCGTGGATTAGGCACGCGAGACGGCAAAGAAGTCGTGGGCGAGTTCTAG